A window of Pedobacter lusitanus contains these coding sequences:
- a CDS encoding SusC/RagA family TonB-linked outer membrane protein produces MRKTLLSETSGRYLMNSRMLLRTKLTGLILLIMCMQVSASGFAQQKISISANQMSIRSLLKNIERQTDYRFVYSDHILSKEEKTTLNLHEVLLDEAMKAVLKETQLTYALKDGNLVVIYPLVKGQNDIVISGRVADEAGLPLPGVSVKLSGSGIATTTDSQGNYAIRIPDNGETLEFSSVGFIKQIIPVKGKIINIILKSDNRNLQEVVVTGYTNYKRTQSASAATLVTADKINDVAGLTFDQILQGRVAGMSVISSSGQPGQSAAVVIRGVGSVNGSSAPLYIMDGTPIEASFFQTINAADIENVTVLKDASAKALYGSRGSNGVIVITTKKGKAGKIQVQYTSQYGFSKLTDPKFTMMNTAQRLSFEEGVGLDFGRDLGPGWTYSPKNPDYISGTVAFRQRADHILDSIRNINIDWRDQFYQQSKFQEQQVSIGGGNENVRFYNSLNYYKQDGIAKRTGLERYALKSNLDFKSDKFSGNVNLNMGYSSQSFTEGEGSSRGGTAMSAVYYALPYENPYAPDGTLIHPGNQDQYFIADQREGSQALERLFNSSNKTDQLKSIIGIALAYQIIPELKITTRAGIDYRNSTDQAYINPDSYYGSISNSNTLGGKGRFDEGTRRNFNLISTTGLTYAKTFNVKHNFEASAFYEYVYNNYNSFGFTGFGLDGRLPETPAGITNSIDYLPNVGGSKTKSALASFMSVARYTYDGRYTLTGSYRYDGSTKVAPQNKWHGFYSAGANWNVKKEAFLENSALISELSFRISYGTSASPFGTGDFLYLPTYGVNGNYGGKPGIIPLSAGNPNFDWEYVNEFNTGFELSLFKSRRVRLSADYYNKITNNMFIDQPPSATAGFRLLSLSTGKMRNRGIEFDLSGDILKTKDLTWTVGVNAGYNKNVVLHVTDVADSYPDGDTRILKVGLPYGSYYAPQWAGVNPQTGEAQYYNPDGSITTTYNSNLQSVANSGSLYPSFTGGFNTSISWKGITANALFSFVSGVSRWNNEDFYNENQRYATSNQSVRMLDDRWMKPGDVKTLQRFDIPRNFTSKDIQDASFIRLRNVNISYTLPKSVMEKIKVVSNLRVFIQGQNLVTWTKWRGLDPENNGVSGLFQYPNARTYTAGISINF; encoded by the coding sequence ATGAGAAAAACTTTACTATCAGAGACATCTGGCAGGTATTTGATGAACAGCAGAATGTTGCTGCGCACAAAACTTACAGGTTTAATTTTACTGATCATGTGTATGCAGGTTTCTGCCTCTGGCTTTGCGCAACAGAAAATAAGTATCAGTGCAAATCAGATGAGTATCAGAAGTCTGCTTAAAAATATTGAAAGACAAACGGATTACAGGTTTGTTTACAGTGATCATATTTTATCAAAAGAGGAGAAGACTACATTAAATTTGCATGAAGTATTACTTGATGAGGCAATGAAGGCTGTTTTAAAAGAAACTCAGCTGACTTATGCCTTGAAAGATGGAAATCTTGTAGTGATTTATCCGCTGGTAAAGGGCCAAAATGATATAGTCATTTCTGGACGTGTTGCTGATGAAGCAGGATTACCTCTACCCGGTGTTTCTGTTAAATTAAGTGGTTCTGGTATAGCAACTACAACAGATAGTCAGGGTAATTATGCAATTCGTATTCCTGATAATGGAGAAACACTCGAGTTCTCTTCTGTTGGTTTTATTAAACAAATCATCCCGGTAAAAGGAAAAATTATCAATATCATCTTAAAAAGTGATAACAGGAATCTACAGGAAGTTGTAGTAACTGGTTATACAAATTATAAACGTACGCAATCTGCAAGTGCAGCAACTTTAGTTACAGCAGATAAAATTAATGATGTTGCAGGGCTGACTTTCGACCAGATTTTACAGGGCAGAGTAGCAGGGATGAGCGTGATTTCAAGTTCCGGCCAGCCAGGCCAAAGTGCAGCAGTGGTTATTCGTGGTGTAGGGAGTGTGAATGGTTCTTCTGCTCCTTTGTATATTATGGATGGAACACCTATTGAAGCCAGCTTTTTTCAAACAATCAACGCAGCAGATATTGAAAATGTAACGGTATTAAAAGATGCTTCTGCGAAAGCTCTTTATGGATCGAGAGGGTCGAATGGGGTAATTGTGATTACCACGAAAAAGGGTAAAGCAGGGAAAATACAAGTGCAGTATACTTCACAATATGGTTTTTCCAAATTAACAGATCCTAAGTTTACGATGATGAATACTGCTCAGAGATTATCGTTTGAAGAAGGGGTGGGACTGGATTTCGGGAGAGATCTTGGTCCGGGATGGACGTATTCTCCAAAAAATCCTGATTATATTTCAGGAACGGTAGCTTTCAGACAAAGAGCTGATCATATTTTAGATAGTATCCGAAATATTAATATAGACTGGAGGGATCAGTTTTATCAGCAGAGTAAATTTCAGGAACAACAGGTAAGTATAGGCGGAGGCAATGAAAATGTTCGTTTTTATAATTCCCTGAATTATTATAAGCAGGATGGTATTGCGAAACGTACTGGTTTAGAGAGGTATGCGCTAAAAAGTAATCTTGATTTTAAATCGGATAAATTTTCGGGTAATGTGAATCTGAATATGGGTTATTCCAGTCAGAGTTTTACTGAAGGCGAAGGCAGCAGCAGGGGAGGAACGGCTATGTCTGCTGTCTACTATGCACTTCCATATGAAAATCCGTATGCTCCGGATGGAACTTTGATTCATCCTGGTAATCAGGATCAGTATTTCATTGCTGATCAGAGGGAAGGTAGTCAGGCCCTGGAACGTTTATTTAATTCTTCCAATAAAACGGATCAGTTGAAATCTATCATTGGTATAGCTTTAGCTTATCAGATCATACCAGAACTGAAAATTACCACCAGGGCGGGGATTGATTACAGAAATTCTACAGACCAGGCCTATATCAATCCGGACTCCTATTACGGCTCAATCAGTAATTCAAATACTTTGGGCGGAAAAGGTCGTTTTGATGAAGGAACAAGAAGAAATTTCAATCTGATTTCAACTACTGGTTTGACCTATGCTAAAACATTTAATGTTAAGCATAATTTTGAAGCTTCTGCTTTTTATGAATATGTTTATAATAATTATAATTCTTTTGGTTTTACAGGCTTTGGACTGGACGGCCGTTTACCGGAAACACCTGCCGGAATTACCAATAGTATTGATTATCTACCTAATGTAGGTGGTTCAAAAACTAAAAGTGCACTAGCTTCATTTATGAGTGTGGCAAGATATACTTATGATGGTAGGTATACGCTGACCGGAAGCTACCGGTATGACGGGTCCACAAAAGTTGCCCCGCAAAATAAGTGGCATGGCTTTTATTCTGCTGGCGCAAACTGGAATGTGAAAAAAGAAGCATTTCTGGAAAATAGTGCACTGATTTCAGAGCTGAGTTTCAGAATTAGCTATGGTACTTCTGCCAGCCCTTTTGGAACAGGTGATTTCTTATATCTGCCAACCTATGGTGTAAATGGAAACTATGGGGGCAAACCGGGGATTATTCCACTTTCTGCCGGTAACCCCAATTTTGACTGGGAGTATGTAAACGAGTTCAATACAGGGTTCGAATTATCATTGTTTAAAAGCCGCAGAGTGCGTCTTTCTGCCGACTACTATAATAAGATTACCAATAACATGTTCATCGATCAGCCGCCTTCAGCTACGGCCGGTTTCCGCCTGCTTAGTTTAAGTACAGGAAAGATGAGAAACAGAGGGATAGAATTTGACCTGAGCGGAGATATCCTGAAAACAAAAGATCTGACCTGGACTGTCGGGGTTAATGCTGGTTATAATAAGAATGTGGTGCTGCATGTGACAGATGTTGCTGATTCATATCCAGATGGAGATACACGTATTTTAAAGGTTGGATTACCCTATGGATCTTATTATGCGCCTCAGTGGGCTGGTGTGAATCCGCAAACTGGTGAAGCACAGTATTATAATCCGGACGGAAGTATTACAACTACTTATAACTCGAATTTGCAGAGTGTTGCAAATTCTGGTAGTTTATATCCTTCATTTACAGGTGGATTTAATACCAGCATAAGCTGGAAAGGAATTACTGCGAATGCTTTGTTTTCTTTTGTTTCGGGTGTTTCCCGCTGGAATAATGAAGATTTTTATAATGAAAATCAACGTTATGCTACCAGTAATCAATCTGTCAGAATGCTGGACGACCGCTGGATGAAACCTGGTGATGTAAAAACTTTACAGCGTTTTGATATCCCAAGGAATTTTACTTCTAAAGATATTCAGGATGCTTCTTTTATAAGATTGAGAAATGTAAATATCAGCTATACACTACCTAAATCAGTGATGGAGAAAATAAAGGTAGTTAGCAATTTGAGAGTTTTTATACAAGGCCAGAACCTGGTAACGTGGACCAAATGGAGAGGACTGGACCCTGAGAATAATGGGGTTTCGGGGCTTTTTCAATATCCGAATGCAAGAACATATACTGCGGGAATTAGCATAAACTTTTAA
- a CDS encoding RagB/SusD family nutrient uptake outer membrane protein, with protein MINQIKYTLIISLLVFFSSCTKLDLKPTDTIDAEKAYRNLNDIDLGLTGVYAQLDYTLIGVNAIVSDEVMLPTENTVSNTDAHRWLYNADSESVTGSYYGYYVAIDRINRVLAGLDKITVSAAADIAMRDRYRGELLALRAFCHFELLRMYGAAYQNGALGVPNMKASAVGYPARDHFEVVIADAKTDLLTAKPLIPPSFNDKTRVTKTGVSAIQARLALYEKNWADAIMYATEVINLMPLATAGQFPGIWTDGVDNEVIWKLRRVGDDQRIGDLFYRQNSKIVLYAPSFKLINSFDKINDIRYAAYIRFDNTRGEKKSEYLVNKYAGTTATPGLTDIKMFRTGEMYLIRAEAEAESTGDAAGDLNNLRAARIKDYQPAGFTGKDDLINAIYIERFKELAFEGHRFFDLKRRNLPVQRLPEDAINTSGAVKLLPAQAQYAFPIPALEISVNKNTFQNPNY; from the coding sequence ATGATTAATCAAATAAAATATACACTTATCATTTCTTTGCTGGTCTTTTTTTCTTCCTGTACCAAACTGGATTTAAAGCCCACTGATACTATAGATGCGGAGAAAGCTTACAGAAATCTGAATGACATAGATTTAGGGCTGACTGGAGTTTATGCACAGCTCGATTATACTTTAATAGGAGTAAATGCTATAGTTTCGGATGAAGTAATGTTGCCGACAGAAAATACAGTGAGTAATACTGATGCTCACCGGTGGCTTTATAATGCAGACAGTGAATCGGTGACAGGCTCGTATTATGGGTATTATGTTGCTATAGACAGGATAAACAGAGTTTTGGCTGGTCTGGACAAGATCACTGTATCGGCCGCTGCTGATATAGCAATGAGAGACCGTTATCGTGGTGAATTACTGGCTTTAAGAGCATTTTGTCATTTCGAATTACTTAGAATGTACGGTGCAGCTTATCAAAATGGAGCTTTGGGAGTTCCAAATATGAAAGCATCTGCTGTTGGTTATCCTGCAAGAGATCATTTTGAAGTTGTGATTGCGGATGCCAAAACAGATCTTTTGACAGCAAAACCACTGATTCCCCCATCTTTTAATGATAAAACAAGGGTTACAAAAACCGGCGTTTCTGCCATACAGGCCAGACTGGCTCTTTATGAAAAAAACTGGGCTGACGCAATTATGTACGCCACTGAAGTTATCAATTTAATGCCATTGGCAACTGCCGGACAATTTCCTGGTATATGGACTGATGGTGTTGATAATGAAGTAATATGGAAGCTGAGGAGAGTAGGGGATGACCAGCGGATAGGTGATTTGTTTTATCGCCAGAATTCGAAAATAGTTTTATACGCACCTTCTTTTAAATTGATTAATTCTTTTGATAAGATAAACGATATTCGTTATGCTGCCTATATCAGATTTGATAACACAAGAGGAGAAAAAAAATCCGAGTATCTGGTTAATAAATATGCCGGTACAACAGCTACTCCAGGTCTTACAGATATTAAAATGTTCCGGACAGGCGAAATGTATTTAATCAGGGCTGAGGCTGAAGCTGAAAGTACAGGAGACGCTGCCGGGGATTTAAATAATTTACGTGCTGCCAGAATAAAGGACTATCAACCAGCAGGCTTTACTGGCAAGGATGATCTAATCAATGCTATTTATATAGAGCGGTTCAAAGAGCTGGCCTTTGAAGGTCATCGTTTTTTTGATTTGAAACGCAGAAATTTACCAGTGCAAAGACTACCGGAAGATGCGATAAATACATCGGGAGCTGTTAAACTATTACCGGCTCAGGCTCAATATGCCTTTCCAATACCAGCACTTGAGATTTCTGTTAACAAAAACACATTTCAGAATCCTAATTATTAA
- a CDS encoding isoaspartyl peptidase/L-asparaginase family protein, which translates to MMNKNLKITAALLLCFMANIAYGQQKYIMVIHGGAGTITRKNMSAEKEAAYVAALTKALQTGYDVLKSGKTSLDAVEATIHIMEDSPLFNAGKGAVFTHDGKNEMDAAVMDGKTLMAGAVAGVTTIKNPISAARAVMEKSEHVMMVGRGAELFAKQAGIEIVNPKYFYTKERWDGLQRAIKEDSTKSVLDHGNKKSMKLGTVNHDYKFGTVGAVALDKSGNLAAGTSTGGMTNKKYGRVGDSPIIGAGTYANNATAGISCTGWGEFYIRNVVAHDISAMMEYKKLSVDEAAKAVLDKVGKMGGDGGLIALDAKGNVTMPFNTEGMYRGTVTEAGKIEVLIYK; encoded by the coding sequence ATGATGAATAAAAACTTAAAAATAACAGCTGCTCTTCTCTTATGTTTTATGGCTAACATAGCTTACGGGCAACAAAAATATATAATGGTGATTCACGGGGGGGCAGGGACTATCACCAGGAAAAATATGAGTGCTGAAAAAGAAGCAGCCTATGTTGCTGCCCTGACCAAGGCACTGCAGACGGGATATGATGTGCTGAAATCAGGAAAAACAAGTTTAGATGCAGTTGAAGCTACTATTCATATTATGGAGGATTCGCCATTATTTAATGCAGGAAAAGGTGCCGTATTTACACACGATGGTAAGAATGAAATGGATGCTGCTGTTATGGATGGAAAAACGCTGATGGCTGGTGCAGTTGCTGGTGTGACAACGATCAAAAATCCTATTTCTGCAGCAAGAGCGGTAATGGAAAAATCTGAACATGTAATGATGGTTGGCCGGGGAGCTGAATTGTTTGCTAAACAAGCCGGTATTGAAATAGTTAATCCCAAATATTTTTATACTAAGGAGCGCTGGGATGGCCTGCAACGGGCTATAAAAGAAGACTCTACTAAATCAGTACTGGATCATGGAAATAAAAAATCCATGAAACTGGGTACTGTAAACCACGATTATAAATTTGGAACTGTAGGGGCCGTTGCATTGGATAAATCAGGAAATCTTGCAGCTGGTACTTCAACTGGTGGAATGACAAATAAAAAATATGGGCGTGTGGGGGACTCTCCGATTATTGGTGCAGGTACTTATGCAAATAATGCAACTGCAGGTATATCATGTACAGGATGGGGTGAATTTTACATCAGGAATGTGGTTGCTCATGATATTTCGGCCATGATGGAGTACAAAAAATTGTCTGTTGATGAGGCCGCAAAGGCGGTACTGGATAAAGTAGGTAAAATGGGAGGTGACGGCGGTTTGATCGCACTGGATGCAAAAGGCAATGTTACGATGCCATTTAATACCGAAGGGATGTATCGTGGAACGGTTACTGAAGCTGGTAAGATTGAAGTACTGATCTATAAATAG
- a CDS encoding cyanophycinase gives MLNKICFRLQYALFFVTLFTTEPVICQYKTREVSRVLPKGSLFIIGGGDRSPELISKMIETADLSKRDYIVVLPMATAEPEASFEAIKTQLSAVAKNNIYSFNFAGDKVHDRGWLDSLAGARLIFITGGDQSRFMKVVLNTPVYDAIHKAYTNGATIAGTSAGAAVMSKHMITGNQLLDTNYKETFNKLRADNIEFENGMGLLDSVIIDQHFIRRSRYNRLLSALTAYPKFDCIGIDEGTAIIVKGKNITVTGVSQVIRVADPENVKVGKDHLITFEDLRFSLYGPGDKFSLK, from the coding sequence ATGCTGAATAAAATCTGTTTTCGTCTGCAGTATGCTCTGTTTTTTGTGACGTTATTTACCACAGAGCCGGTAATTTGCCAATATAAAACCAGAGAGGTATCACGTGTTTTACCGAAAGGAAGCCTGTTTATTATCGGTGGTGGAGATCGTTCTCCTGAATTGATCAGTAAAATGATTGAAACGGCTGACCTGAGTAAACGTGATTATATTGTTGTATTGCCAATGGCTACTGCAGAGCCTGAAGCTTCTTTTGAGGCAATCAAAACGCAATTATCGGCTGTGGCCAAAAACAATATTTACAGTTTTAATTTTGCAGGAGATAAAGTCCATGACCGGGGCTGGCTGGATTCTCTGGCAGGTGCCAGACTGATATTTATTACTGGTGGAGATCAGAGCCGTTTTATGAAAGTGGTGTTGAATACTCCGGTCTATGATGCAATCCATAAGGCTTATACTAATGGGGCAACCATAGCAGGAACAAGTGCCGGAGCGGCGGTGATGAGCAAACATATGATTACAGGTAATCAATTACTGGATACAAATTATAAAGAGACTTTCAATAAGTTAAGAGCTGATAATATTGAGTTTGAAAATGGAATGGGATTGCTGGATTCGGTAATTATTGATCAGCATTTTATCAGGCGGAGCCGCTATAACCGTCTTTTATCGGCGCTTACAGCTTATCCGAAATTTGATTGCATAGGTATTGATGAAGGAACCGCTATCATTGTAAAGGGCAAAAATATTACGGTTACGGGCGTAAGCCAGGTTATCCGGGTAGCAGATCCGGAAAATGTAAAAGTCGGGAAAGATCATCTGATTACTTTTGAGGATTTACGATTCAGCTTGTATGGACCTGGCGATAAATTCAGCCTGAAATAA
- a CDS encoding class I SAM-dependent DNA methyltransferase, translating into MSIREAYDSWSEQYDTNLNKTRDLEAIALRATLTDIPFDSCLEIGCGTGKNTLWFITRAKHITAVDLSAQMLAKAKAKVTALSVDFQLADITHDWSFAKGNYDLVSFSLVLEHIEDLDAIFKKVVKIVNTGAHVYIGELHPFKQYSGGKARFETENGIQVVTCFNHHISEFTQLAGKYGFEIVDINEYFDNDQKITIPRILTILLKKS; encoded by the coding sequence ATGAGTATTAGAGAAGCATATGATAGCTGGTCGGAACAATATGATACAAATTTGAATAAAACACGTGATCTTGAAGCAATAGCTTTAAGAGCGACTCTGACAGATATTCCATTTGACAGCTGTCTGGAGATAGGTTGTGGTACCGGTAAAAATACACTGTGGTTTATTACCAGGGCAAAGCATATTACTGCGGTAGATTTATCGGCACAAATGCTGGCAAAAGCGAAAGCTAAAGTAACAGCATTGTCTGTCGATTTTCAGTTGGCTGATATTACTCATGACTGGTCCTTTGCTAAAGGAAATTATGATCTTGTGAGTTTTAGCCTGGTATTGGAACATATCGAAGATCTTGATGCAATCTTTAAAAAAGTGGTGAAAATAGTGAATACAGGAGCACATGTTTATATTGGTGAGCTGCATCCGTTTAAACAGTATTCAGGAGGAAAAGCCCGTTTTGAAACAGAAAATGGTATACAGGTTGTCACCTGTTTTAACCATCACATTTCTGAATTCACGCAACTGGCGGGAAAGTATGGCTTTGAAATTGTCGATATAAATGAATACTTTGATAATGATCAAAAGATTACTATCCCGAGAATACTGACCATATTGCTAAAGAAATCATAG
- a CDS encoding GNAT family N-acetyltransferase — protein MKIFAETDRLILREILPSDKNGMYELDTDPLVHRYLGNQPVTTMEQVEEVIEFIRQQYLDNGTGRLAVVEKYKNEFIGWAGLKLVRGMYNNHSNYYEVGYRFIRKYWGMGYATEAARASLEYGFEGLQLNEIYAMAETENTASRHVLEKVGLRYIEKFDLEGDEHDWFKITREEWGKR, from the coding sequence ATGAAGATTTTTGCTGAAACAGACAGGTTAATTTTAAGAGAAATTTTACCATCAGATAAAAATGGTATGTATGAACTGGATACTGATCCTTTAGTACACAGATATCTGGGGAATCAACCGGTTACCACTATGGAGCAGGTTGAAGAGGTTATTGAATTTATCAGACAGCAGTATCTTGATAATGGAACCGGGCGTCTTGCAGTCGTTGAAAAATACAAAAATGAATTTATTGGCTGGGCAGGTTTGAAGTTAGTCAGAGGCATGTATAATAATCACTCCAACTATTACGAAGTAGGCTACAGATTTATCAGGAAGTACTGGGGAATGGGATACGCTACAGAGGCTGCCAGGGCTTCTTTGGAATATGGTTTTGAAGGCCTTCAGCTCAACGAAATTTATGCAATGGCAGAAACGGAAAATACAGCCTCAAGACATGTACTGGAAAAGGTAGGGTTGCGTTATATTGAGAAGTTTGATCTGGAAGGGGATGAACATGACTGGTTTAAAATTACCAGAGAGGAATGGGGTAAAAGATAA
- a CDS encoding GNAT family N-acetyltransferase: MNMTGLKLPERNGVKDNFNDMLTVAKLLHISLTEIETLGHNGYLSDRIYKVSVERENNGYRFSVDQKLLAEPYLKTWTCSQSDILHYNELLIQQNSFGVYENNVLIGYAIAEQRDWNNTLYLESLLISQSYRGKGAGKLVIEKLIDHAIMQGYRLVQLETQNTNFYAIRFYEKCGFEITGINLELYDDTDHDETALYMSYRLK; the protein is encoded by the coding sequence ATGAACATGACTGGTTTAAAATTACCAGAGAGGAATGGGGTAAAAGATAATTTTAATGATATGCTGACAGTTGCTAAGCTATTGCATATAAGTCTGACAGAAATTGAAACTCTGGGGCACAATGGTTACCTTTCGGATCGGATTTATAAGGTCAGCGTGGAGCGTGAAAATAATGGATATAGATTCTCCGTTGATCAGAAGTTGTTAGCTGAACCTTATTTAAAAACCTGGACCTGTTCTCAGAGTGATATTCTTCATTATAATGAACTTCTTATTCAGCAAAACTCTTTCGGGGTTTACGAAAATAATGTATTAATCGGGTATGCAATAGCTGAGCAAAGAGACTGGAATAATACATTATATCTGGAGAGCTTACTGATTTCACAGAGTTATAGAGGGAAGGGAGCCGGAAAATTAGTAATTGAAAAATTAATTGACCATGCCATAATGCAGGGATACAGACTCGTACAGCTGGAAACTCAGAATACAAATTTTTATGCAATCAGATTTTATGAGAAGTGCGGATTTGAAATAACGGGGATCAATCTTGAATTATACGACGATACTGATCATGATGAAACGGCACTTTATATGTCTTATAGATTAAAATAA
- a CDS encoding cupin domain-containing protein — MIISTDTAEQYKWGADCDGWHLLKSDQLSVIQEMMPPDTEEVLHYHAKAQQVFYILDGVATFRIKDETYILTKGKSIAVSPGAAHQILNKSDEPLVFLVISAPKSHGDRINID; from the coding sequence ATGATTATATCAACAGATACGGCAGAACAGTATAAATGGGGGGCTGATTGTGATGGATGGCATTTGCTCAAATCTGATCAGTTAAGTGTAATTCAGGAAATGATGCCTCCGGACACTGAAGAAGTTTTACATTACCATGCAAAGGCACAGCAGGTGTTTTATATCCTGGACGGAGTTGCTACATTCAGAATCAAAGATGAAACTTATATTTTGACTAAAGGTAAAAGTATAGCAGTTAGCCCGGGAGCTGCTCATCAGATTTTAAATAAGAGTGATGAGCCCCTTGTTTTTTTAGTAATATCAGCTCCAAAATCGCATGGAGATAGAATAAATATAGATTAA
- a CDS encoding GyrI-like domain-containing protein, whose protein sequence is MTQTELQGVQLIGISTKEKTTNENDQASIDCGNLWQEFMSNGIAARIPGKLSDEILAAYHSYDGDYTNPYAFFIGCKVSQGTVVPEGLDSLVIPSGNYLKITAKGKFPECIANTWREIWRTDYPRAYTVDFEVYDERSADWNNSEVDIFLSVK, encoded by the coding sequence ATGACCCAAACCGAACTTCAGGGAGTACAATTGATAGGTATATCCACTAAAGAAAAAACAACAAATGAAAATGATCAGGCCAGTATAGACTGTGGTAATTTATGGCAGGAGTTTATGAGTAATGGTATTGCAGCAAGAATCCCTGGTAAATTAAGTGATGAAATACTGGCCGCTTATCATTCTTATGATGGTGATTATACAAATCCCTATGCATTTTTTATAGGTTGTAAAGTAAGTCAGGGTACCGTGGTTCCTGAAGGACTGGACAGTTTAGTCATTCCGTCCGGCAATTATCTAAAGATAACAGCTAAAGGTAAATTTCCGGAATGTATAGCCAATACCTGGCGGGAAATCTGGAGAACTGACTATCCCAGAGCTTATACTGTGGATTTTGAAGTATATGACGAAAGATCTGCAGACTGGAATAATAGTGAGGTTGATATTTTTCTCTCTGTAAAATAA